The nucleotide window ATGAAAATCGTACCCctgttttgtttgtaaacttTGCTGAATCAGCACCCGAATTTTGAGATGTTTCCCATGTTAGTGATAGCGcagattgttttattagtttgaGCTCACCACGCTCACGAGGTATTCCGAGATTGGCCTCTGACAGAGAGAGAACCGAGGGAACGCCTATTTTCTGTAAGTTGCTACCACTTCACTggtatatttttgttctatcacacGATTATGTGCTTGGCATGACTTCTAGGTTTAATTGTTTGTCTTAGGAAAGATTTAATCGGGTATCTTTGGGGTGACGGGGGTTATTTTTCGTACACCTAGGGAATTGTAAGAAAATTATCGTTGCGCTAAGTGCATTGAAGTAGCAAGAAACTAGGGTGTATTTTTAGGACGTCATATTTGTTGTCACATTCTATAGGGGGTTCGATAATTGTAATTTCGACTTCACTAGGAGGCTCACAAACGCTATACCGTGTGTTTCATGTGGGCGTTTGgttttttatatcttttgtgttttcttaaGCAAAGCAAGTAGTGAGAACGACTAGTGTCAACAAACGCTAGTATTATCCTTCATCTGTAAATACTTTTACccacactgaaaaaataaactagtcaatattgccacggactaacgttaaattagcctgtaacgttagtcaatgcacacggactagcaaaaatcttcgtttcatcgctgcttcttagtcagtttacactgactaaggaaaatataatcgcagcttagtcggtggcgacggactaaggtattttaacccatggactaagaacgatacggacacccgatttacgccataatcgtagcttagtcggtgtcgacggactaatgtattttaagccagcttcgattcacttcaatttggaaaccgagaggcaacggccgGCAgtttgctggacttggcatagtttcatacgatcactctaagcaactttcaaccgtaaatcacccaagaaggtctttagaagaatggaggtattaactgccatcatcggcctacctgttattcctttaacttgaaggtaaaattaaagttaattgttaggccactggcactagtactgtattatggttagtgtaacgctaccgttgtcacgctggcgtttcgcaatacacaagtgcaatgacagtgagtagcctataggcttctactgggtactgcagtgcattctcaacactaaagtgtgcattctaaacaccaattaacaatgtgttatgtgtgtattgggctagattgaacagtggcacataatcttctaatttattcccaaacaaatgctggaactataagtctcaatagtttatttgaagtctacactcatttggtaaatatttcctgtaatttcccatgtgaatctaaatgggtaggctttgtgatattgaataagcaaggctagaccttcaaacgtacagtcacagtaggctgaacaaattatgttggctagtcaacggtattatatgttgcgagcagtcaggatgcacgcttcagttctatttaaccttttcatttatcattttttagtatttaatttccggtcacgcccaggaaacaattgcgacattccttcacggtcgacttgtttactataagaagtattaaccgttttttctcaggaaagcttgatagtctgaagttattataacatgtgcttttagtatactgccaaaagagtaagttgttgtatttgtattgatattttatgtagaagtaacggaaaatttagtaggctatgtttagtttggtctaattacacgtttttttctgtccaatgtagtgcagggttcacttgcgcgaattcaaattattctgtttatgtatatgtatatgcatcgattcgtagattgtgatgtttttttgacatttatttgtaattcaagcatatctgtttagtagcaaagtttaaaggttaagattaattagttttctctttttgatcctagattgaatgaaactcattgacgtaaataatagatcagatgatacagtttaacgcagttgctaaaactctgggtattctctagtcttcgctgGTCCATTAtgtactttagtactactagtaagacaaaatcaaaacgaccgaaagacaaacttagtgtaacaaagtactgatgctcctctagcctaggtctaaacaggcttgttatgtgagcaagcaaaataacaactaaaaacgattaggcctataaataagttggctcagtgcatttctgtttctaaaattttatatttttaaagatcataaaaacaaacaaagatttagcccatgttttattatctctgtattctgggcatttgattctggttgcaatggtgatgacactctcattcaaattttcagctttatgcAGTCTGCTTCacactttgggattgttttttgagactatagtggaagcaaatctcacataactttgtgaccagtgacaatttttttttttttttcaaatgatgaatactttgctgtttcttttttccagcaggaattgaaaagccaaatatctaagtcaagtgtgaggtttcctgtgatgtacgacaccagtgtggaggcaacaacagaagaggagaactgtgttatatatggcttaaagacatgttttaagatgatatattggtaccctttgcagaacaaaagagtttatccaagagtccaaaaagcaaaggaacaagtaccatagagaaaaaagatggaagagtgagtttaactttgtacccaactgtttaatgatattttgggggtctactggcaggggtaccccaccaataaaaattactggcaatgcccatcagttgtatctgaagtcctaaccaacattttccagtaggtttcaagtggttacctcatgagctgacctaggtcagccttgaggggtcaattatagatcactggcaggggtatcccaccaccaataattactggcaatggccatttgttgctcttggggccatacctgacacattgtacttactttgatgtgttaccatgaaaactgatctaggttagctatcaggtgactttaaaattgctctcccagccacacccaccacagtcggtttgccagtcgtctggtttcatatacaggaatgcactgtgaacattgtgatgtacaaggcaattggttaccttcccggctaaccaaaccctctggactcccggtctattgggatcattattaacatgattaacataattattaagctttgaaaaataacttggtgttatgctgtgcaaagctaataattatttggtaaagctgctattcctggcttataatttgagggacctagatttaaatgtatacctcccaatatgttataaaattttaatgtaaatgtatgtttatgataatgtgagttatcatgtgctatatctgtatctgtgcttacacgtatatcatattttctgttcacaggtcaataatggtgcagattttggcttcctgaagacaagtgggaggccatttgtagttaagagaaacactctttgttcgtgaagacttaagtggtgtcgatttggggtaccactttaaaacgaaagtcatgaggaacccttgcccaagattcaactttgcattattgtgcagtgctatacttttgcaattcatgtttgatccattaacttgtcttaactttgttggaataaaatcatattttcagatttttgtttacagtgattcttctctatctgtcgaaagtcagcctttgtagacatcagaagttttatcagaaataaatactgccaacgtacacattatttgtgtttcttctgctctcttttctttcagtgatgctagtcagtgaaactagttcggtttaattctttcagtgattctagtcagtgcaacaagtcagtcgataccgactaagaaaggttagtcgggagaggcaccatcctgactaatgtaaaacctgctataaactagtcggtggctcatataaattagtcggtaaagaccgactaatgtcaccaactaatgtaactgactaatatacatttaccgactaagaaattgttgatcgactaagctgacggactaagatgaccgactaagaaatccaactgactaaggaataaattagtcggtatagcaactgactaaggctatgttagtcgggagaggcaccagatggactaacgttatgttagtcggtgaaccaatttaagttttcagtgcaCGTACTGGTTCGATTGTGATCTCGAAAAGAGATATTTTATTTAGTAATATAAACTGGTTAAGCCTGTTGGTGAGTACGTCCCAATAAAATATCTTGTATGCGTCCACGAGTTAgtgtaactgcgtaagtgcgtaactgcgtaagtgcgcaactgcgtaagtgcgtagTTGCGTAACTGTGTAACTACCTAACTGCGTAACTTCCTAAGTGCGTAACTGTGTTACTGCTTAAGTGTACAGACAGTTCCTATTATCCTGTACCATTTCTATTAACTGCTTATCTGTAAAGTCTGTCAATGCCATAATCTGTGGTAAATTCATGTGCCAGTGAATCAAAGATCAACGTAATAAGTCAATAAATAAGCGATCAACCAGTCATCAACCTCTTCTCCGATTTTTTTGTCTTGATATGTGTTGAAGATTTGTATTAGTTCAAGCAGCTGGACTTCGGGGACACTGGTCaacgttacaatatatatatatatatatatatatatatgtgtgttaatatatatatatatatatatacattaatgtttaaatatggTCATTGATATATCCTTTAAATCTGATGCGTTGGAATGTTTGCTCAGCTGTCAAGATTCTATGTATTGAAATTTTCATCAACATGCGGactttcttcttcctttttttttaaatttacctCTGTGAAAAAGCCTGAGCTAGTAAAgtgaaaatataaagaaaagcaaaatctTGTTCAATTGAATTGAAATGATTCCCACTGTTGTTGCAatatatcattaaatttgaacacTTCAAATCTTCGCCATAGCAAAAGCTGCATCAGAAACTGGTTTTGCATGGACCAGATATGCAACTTCAGCCATGCACCGGAACACTATACTTTACATCGTCAAGCTCTGTATACAGTATGAACAACATTATTTGCGATAATTTATCCTGCCTTTGTTTTATCTACTTTGTATTCTTTTCATCAGCTTTCTGAATTGTGCATCTTTGTCTGAATTACCACAAGCCATCAATGCAGAACGAATGTAAGTTTAATTGAGATAAACGCTAGCACTTTACACATTTACAACATATGCAACGTGATTGACCGGATTCCAATACATTTCTTATATCAGTTTTCGATCTCAAATAGGAAACGTGTCAATCCACAGTCTTTACCTAACATATATCACATTAGTTAAGAGTGATCCAGGTTGGTTTTCGTATCTTTTCTTACAAACGTATAACGTGACAGGAAAAGCCGATACGAAAATGTTGCTGACATTCGTTTTTGTGGATATCAGTTTTAAAATAACATCCTTTAAGGTATACACTTCTTTGTAAAAGCCATGTGCCCCCTTTGTTAATcttatatctctctctctcttatttatttttaatataaacGGTACCACACGGAGAAATGAATCATATAATGCGCATATATACAAAATTTGTAGGAGATTTTTGTTTTCGATCATTTATTACTTAAATACCATATAATTCTCTAAACAGGAAATGTGTCAATCCGCAGTCTTTACCTGAACTACCTGCTCCACTATATCATGTGATGATTTTCGACTATTTCCAAAGAAGCGGATTTGATTGCAAACTTACGACATGTGTGGCCTGTCGGCCTGGTACATACGCTAATAGAGTAACAATCGGGTGTCTACCATGTCCCATTGGTAGGTATGGGTTCATAGAAGAAAACTTTCATCCAAACACACCCCAACCACCCGCACACCATATGGTGAAATCTCGGTTTGGTGGAACTAAATAGATAGCTGTTATGGCTTATAAGAAAATAAATCCTGATCTTGACTCCGTTTtctgagagaaagagagagactATAGATTATTAACATGCAAATGAAAAGACAAATGTACTCACTgatagttaataataataatgatgatgacgataatGTTGATGGTGGTTGAAGTGATGGCGGTGGatttgtgatggtgatggtggtgattgtgatgatgataCTTTAGAGTAAGTCAAAACTTAAGAGCCATTACCAAGTTTTGAATCAATTACACTTTAGGCTTCAGAAAATTGTGTTGTCGCGTCCTTGAACTCGGATTACATCTATACTTGGACTGAATGGAGAAAATAACAACTAACgagattttaatatttaaccTCACTTGAAATATTCCTTTTTCAATTTGTGTTCTTTCTTCTCGAATGATTATAGGTGGGTTTTACCAAGATGGCATCGGTCAGCTGTCGTCTGTTGATAATGGTGTGGCATGTAAGCAATGTAACAAGGGTACCTATGTAAAGTCTGGAGGGGGTTCTTCAACTAAAGACTGTGAAGTCTGTCCAGGAGGGACCAACCAATCGACATTTGCCGGATACAGAGCCTGCCCTTGTAAGGAGGATTATGCACGTACAGACCGTTACGGCCCCTGCACACTTTGCCAAGAAGATGGCGTTAATTGTTCCGCCGACTTCAAAACCCTTCTACCAGGTTATACGTGGAACTGGAACTTTCCAGATGCCAACTTGAGTAATTATGAACGATTTATTACTAATCTGAAGCAAGAGACGCATTTGCTGGACTCTTACACGAGTTATAATGAGACGTTTCCAGTGATATTTCAATGTCCTCGGAAAGACAGCTGTGCCAATGATGACGGAAACATCATAGAAGGATCATGCGCAGAGGGTTACAAGGGATGGCTTTGTTCCAACTGCCAACGTGGTTACTACTCGGTTTTGAATGTGTGTATGCGTTGCCCTAGCTTGGCAATATTAATAACGGAAACTTGCGCTTTCTTTCTAGTTTGCGTTGTGATATTATTACTGTTGTTATGGCAGAAGAAGGAGGAAAACAATGTTTTGCAAGAAAGAAGAACAATCTTAGATGTATTAATTTCTCGAATTAAAATTCTACTCGGTTTCTATCAAGTTGTCGGTGAAATATTCACTTCCTTTCATGACATTAACTGGACTGGACCTTTGGTCATCATTGGcagttttatttcatctttggagatgaatatcttgaaattATTCGTGAGACCTCGATGCTATGATGATCGTTTGGTAATTGACCCAAAGATTGAATTTTTCATTGGAATATCGCTTCCAATTGCAATAATTATCCTCCCATCTACTTATTATCTAGCTAAGAAAGTCGTTTTGTTATACAGGCAGCGATTTGCCTCTGCCAACTCTCAGTGGTCCATTGGGGACTTAAGATCCAGGTCATACACCTTTGTTATTGTCGTTTTGTTTATCATCTACCCAGGAGTTTGCTCATCTATCTTTCAACTTTATCCACGAGCTTGTAAAACCTTTTTCTTGGATGAGCAAAATCGATACTTCATAACACGGCTTAGGTCTAATCTTGATATTAGTTGCGACAATCTCGGCCCGTACCATTACCTTGCTTATTTCTTCACTGCTGTTTACGTCATCGCTTTTCCGGCAACTCTCCTGTATATCCTATGGAAGAGATGGCAGCCAGAGGGTGAAATAGATCAGGAACAACGAACTGACAGTGCTGATGATGGTGAAGGTCTTCATATTAATCgtaatggtgatgatgacgatgattcTTGCAATGATATGCCTGATGAAAATACTCCTTTACTGAGGATACCGACCAACCGTTGTGGGCTACAGGCAACGACATCTTCATGGTTAATTTTCCtctgtgaaaattacaaagaacAATACTGGTTTTGGGAGGTTATTGAActtacaagaaaagtttctcaAACTTTGCTGATAACATTGTTTGGATGGGAAGACAGATTGACTGTCCTTCTCACAACGTGTATATCAGTGGTGTTTTTGGTACTGCATGCTCGATACAGACCTATGAAGAGTTCATATGAACAGGGACTTCAAGTAAGTTTCCTTTACACCCTTTTTATTAGTGAAGCGGAATTTTCCAACATAATGCTTTTCTTTCTGTCGCTGTTCCTTCTTCCTCCTTTGAGATAAAATACCTGAAAAGCACTTAAAGGATATACATTTATCGAACGTTTTGTGATAAAGAACTCCttccatgatatatatatatggtatatataaatatatatatatatatatatatatatatatatatatatatatggtatatataaatatatatatatatatatatatatatatatatatatatacatatattgaatgCGAACAGAGTTGATTCAGAAGCCACTGCAAACACTGGTTCATcctgaaaaatataaattggcctattttaaatttaacatttgCAAAATCCATCCCTATAACtattttattacaaattatAGTACGGTTTATGTCATCATTATGGCACCCAATGTGTAGTCTGCTACAGATTGCTTAAGTTTATTTGCAAAAGTACTTACATAGGGTTCTAGTAGTACCTTCCTGAATATTCCAATACCGTTGAGGAGATTTCAATTAGATTTGTTTCTAGTATTGattgctatttttatttcaatgaaGAAATTTGTTCTGGAGTCGATCTGAGCGAGCTTGGAGTCACATCCTTGATCACGTTTGAGCAcgaattaaaaaacaaattgtttacTCTTTAGCATATTATTTGAGAGTAATACCTATGATTTTTAAGAATAATATTTGGGCCATGCATAAGTCAGTTAGGGTTgattgtttactttttaatatTCCTATAGATGCTGTCATTAGCAGTTATCTTCATCAACGTGCTCGTTGCGGCCAATGAAATCCCAGAAAACTACGAAGGTCCTGTCTCTACTATACTGATCTTTCTGAATATCCTCGTGATAGTGATAATAACAGGTGAGAATAACTTGAACGATGAATTATTTGATAGTAAAAGCTACGTGTGTGATCTTCAGGCATTCTAACGTAAAACATAATAGTAAAATAGCATTGACACATCGAACCCTGCAGTTGACGAATCAGTTTTAAAATATTGCACCACGTACTCACTCCCAGAGTTGCTGTGAAATGACGAAGGCAACTTGAAAACTTAACGAATATAAAGGAATAATGCCAAGAAAAATTAAACAACTATGTTGCCGTCCCACATAAGTCACAATTCCTTTAAAGTTACGACAGAATCGAATTAAAATATTCCGACACGGA belongs to Apostichopus japonicus isolate 1M-3 chromosome 4, ASM3797524v1, whole genome shotgun sequence and includes:
- the LOC139966182 gene encoding uncharacterized protein isoform X1, producing MMVHSPGRLLVRSLRMTFLAVVMVSGICVICSSTKISLNTDTTNRKEACGPTGVCDCSFADIFTNVYCRDIQPHEVPRDIPSNATFLYIIMSEITRVPVDAFWNLTHLEELNLNENQIQEIPNLAFYNLTMLKVLELQNNKLRVLSPDVFARLPNLESLRLDHNQLQSLSSNIFENLTNLKHLYLQQNIISTLPGDIFRNLGKLSKLGIFDNMLKTLPSEIFQNSTSLVDIDLSLNNITSLPATLFSNLIQMEYLDLNENEIEILPDVIFADLHNLISVSLSGNPIATLPDELLFGLLSLYSVAFEGEKLEVIPESLFYNQSKLAEIFFRRNQIISVPERLFRGMSIGILSLSGNHISSLPEDLFENTTIYEALDLADNQLTEFPTAIIKANETMQFTILFLQSNRLTSINSGSFDNLINLRSVYLSDNSIHTVHGGDFNGPKLESIYLFANQLVEIIDNPFTGDMIKEVHLYGNNIRNLSNEFVTGVSNESLIFLNCASLSELPQAINAERMKCVNPQSLPELPAPLYHVMIFDYFQRSGFDCKLTTCVACRPGTYANRVTIGCLPCPIGGFYQDGIGQLSSVDNGVACKQCNKGTYVKSGGGSSTKDCEVCPGGTNQSTFAGYRACPCKEDYARTDRYGPCTLCQEDGVNCSADFKTLLPGYTWNWNFPDANLSNYERFITNLKQETHLLDSYTSYNETFPVIFQCPRKDSCANDDGNIIEGSCAEGYKGWLCSNCQRGYYSVLNVCMRCPSLAILITETCAFFLVCVVILLLLLWQKKEENNVLQERRTILDVLISRIKILLGFYQVVGEIFTSFHDINWTGPLVIIGSFISSLEMNILKLFVRPRCYDDRLVIDPKIEFFIGISLPIAIIILPSTYYLAKKVVLLYRQRFASANSQWSIGDLRSRSYTFVIVVLFIIYPGVCSSIFQLYPRACKTFFLDEQNRYFITRLRSNLDISCDNLGPYHYLAYFFTAVYVIAFPATLLYILWKRWQPEGEIDQEQRTDSADDGEGLHINRNGDDDDDSCNDMPDENTPLLRIPTNRCGLQATTSSWLIFLCENYKEQYWFWEVIELTRKVSQTLLITLFGWEDRLTVLLTTCISVVFLVLHARYRPMKSSYEQGLQMLSLAVIFINVLVAANEIPENYEGPVSTILIFLNILVIVIITGEVICIFLLHIKHMGLRSVLSSTMHVFRNSTTRCPQD
- the LOC139966182 gene encoding uncharacterized protein isoform X2, with protein sequence MMVHSPGRLLVRSLRMTFLAVVMVSGICVICSSTKISLNTDTTNRKEACGPTGVCDCSFADIFTNVYCRDIQPHEVPRDIPSNATFLYIIMSEITRVPVDAFWNLTHLEELNLNENQIQEIPNLAFYNLTMLKVLELQNNKLRVLSPDVFARLPNLESLRLDHNQLQSLSSNIFENLTNLKHLYLQQNIISTLPGDIFRNLGKLSKLGIFDNMLKTLPSEIFQNSTSLVDIDLSLNNITSLPATLFSNLIQMEYLDLNENEIEILPDVIFADLHNLISVSLSGNPIATLPDELLFGLLSLYSVAFEGEKLEVIPESLFYNQSKLAEIFFRRNQIISVPERLFRGMSIGILSLSGNHISSLPEDLFENTTIYEALDLADNQLTEFPTAIIKANETMQFTILFLQSNRLTSINSGSFDNLINLRSVYLSDNSIHTVHGGDFNGPKLESMHLYGNNIRNLSNEFVTGVSNESLIFLNCASLSELPQAINAERMKCVNPQSLPELPAPLYHVMIFDYFQRSGFDCKLTTCVACRPGTYANRVTIGCLPCPIGGFYQDGIGQLSSVDNGVACKQCNKGTYVKSGGGSSTKDCEVCPGGTNQSTFAGYRACPCKEDYARTDRYGPCTLCQEDGVNCSADFKTLLPGYTWNWNFPDANLSNYERFITNLKQETHLLDSYTSYNETFPVIFQCPRKDSCANDDGNIIEGSCAEGYKGWLCSNCQRGYYSVLNVCMRCPSLAILITETCAFFLVCVVILLLLLWQKKEENNVLQERRTILDVLISRIKILLGFYQVVGEIFTSFHDINWTGPLVIIGSFISSLEMNILKLFVRPRCYDDRLVIDPKIEFFIGISLPIAIIILPSTYYLAKKVVLLYRQRFASANSQWSIGDLRSRSYTFVIVVLFIIYPGVCSSIFQLYPRACKTFFLDEQNRYFITRLRSNLDISCDNLGPYHYLAYFFTAVYVIAFPATLLYILWKRWQPEGEIDQEQRTDSADDGEGLHINRNGDDDDDSCNDMPDENTPLLRIPTNRCGLQATTSSWLIFLCENYKEQYWFWEVIELTRKVSQTLLITLFGWEDRLTVLLTTCISVVFLVLHARYRPMKSSYEQGLQMLSLAVIFINVLVAANEIPENYEGPVSTILIFLNILVIVIITGEVICIFLLHIKHMGLRSVLSSTMHVFRNSTTRCPQD